A window of Ignavibacteriales bacterium contains these coding sequences:
- the accD gene encoding acetyl-CoA carboxylase, carboxyltransferase subunit beta: protein MGWFKRKKENISPHSKKTDIPDGQWSKCEDCGEIIHNKQLEVNLWCCPKCNYHFRIGSDQYILFLFDKGSFKELDKKMRSGDPLEFTDTKKYNERIVATIKKSGLNDAIKTGTGKIEGKKVAFACMDFSFIGGSMGSVVGEKIARAIDAAYEDKIPLIIISQSGGARMMEGAFSLMQMAKTSSRLARLAEAKLPFISVLTDPTTGGVTASYAMLGDVIIAEPKALIGFAGPRVIKQTIGKDLPPGFQRSEFLLENGFLDFIVNRKQLREKLSQLITYLT, encoded by the coding sequence ATGGGTTGGTTCAAAAGAAAAAAAGAAAATATTTCTCCACATAGTAAAAAAACAGATATTCCCGACGGGCAGTGGTCTAAATGCGAAGATTGCGGAGAAATAATTCATAATAAACAATTAGAAGTTAATTTGTGGTGTTGTCCAAAATGTAATTATCATTTCAGGATCGGAAGCGATCAATACATTTTATTCTTGTTTGATAAAGGTTCATTTAAGGAACTTGATAAAAAAATGAGATCAGGCGACCCGCTGGAATTTACAGATACAAAAAAGTACAACGAGAGAATTGTTGCAACTATTAAAAAGAGCGGATTGAATGATGCTATCAAAACCGGGACTGGAAAAATTGAAGGTAAGAAAGTTGCATTTGCATGTATGGACTTTAGTTTTATCGGTGGAAGTATGGGTTCGGTTGTCGGTGAAAAAATTGCAAGAGCTATTGACGCCGCTTACGAAGATAAAATTCCACTAATAATTATTAGTCAAAGCGGCGGTGCAAGAATGATGGAAGGAGCTTTTTCGCTAATGCAAATGGCTAAAACAAGTTCCCGTCTTGCGAGGTTAGCAGAAGCAAAGTTACCATTTATCTCAGTTCTAACAGATCCAACAACAGGAGGAGTAACTGCCAGTTATGCTATGCTTGGAGACGTTATAATAGCTGAACCAAAAGCATTAATAGGATTTGCAGGACCGCGCGTTATCAAACAAACAATCGGAAAAGATTTACCCCCAGGATTTCAGAGATCTGAATTTTTACTTGAAAATGGTTTTCTAGATTTTATTGTTAACAGAAAACAGCTGCGGGAAAAATTATCACAATTGATAACTTACTTAACTTAA
- a CDS encoding cysteine desulfurase family protein yields the protein MKVYFDNAATTPLHPKVFEKMRPFLMENFGNASSIHSFGRKARVAIEESREVIADFINANPSEIYFTSGGTEANNFVVFGIARSELAESGRNHLITSEAEHHSVYDSFLELSENGFTVNFLNIGKDSLICNELLLQNINPNSSLISLMHINNETGAVAPIEHFSSLLKQKNVFFHADSVQSFGKYKIDVKLSGIDSITASAHKINGPKGIGFAYVKSGTPLSPILFGGSQERNRRGGTENVAGIIGFAEAVRIASNSMQKNKNDVTELKQRFITGIHSIDRQGIIINGGINTSPYILSITLKSDYYKNDPEAMLMFLDINGVAVSNGAACTSGTLKPSHVILSTGYSVEDAKGTIRFSFGWQNTNEEVDYSLEVINQLTNKFKK from the coding sequence ATGAAAGTATATTTTGATAATGCTGCTACAACGCCTCTACACCCAAAAGTCTTTGAAAAAATGAGACCTTTCCTCATGGAGAATTTTGGAAATGCTTCTTCCATTCATTCATTCGGAAGAAAAGCACGCGTTGCTATTGAAGAATCCAGAGAGGTTATTGCAGATTTTATAAATGCTAATCCAAGTGAGATTTATTTTACAAGCGGTGGGACTGAAGCAAATAACTTTGTTGTATTTGGAATTGCACGATCCGAATTAGCAGAAAGCGGACGTAATCATTTGATCACATCAGAAGCTGAACATCATTCCGTTTATGATTCATTCTTAGAGCTTTCTGAAAACGGTTTTACAGTTAATTTTCTTAATATTGGAAAAGATTCTTTAATATGTAATGAATTACTTCTTCAAAATATAAATCCAAACTCTTCACTTATTTCTTTGATGCACATAAATAATGAAACCGGCGCAGTCGCTCCGATTGAGCACTTTTCTTCTCTGTTAAAGCAAAAAAATGTTTTCTTTCACGCAGATTCTGTCCAAAGTTTTGGCAAATATAAAATTGATGTAAAATTATCCGGTATAGATTCGATAACGGCTTCCGCTCATAAAATCAACGGGCCTAAAGGAATTGGATTTGCCTACGTGAAAAGCGGGACCCCCCTTTCCCCAATATTATTCGGCGGCTCTCAAGAAAGAAATCGTAGAGGCGGAACTGAAAATGTTGCTGGTATTATTGGCTTTGCTGAAGCTGTTAGAATAGCTAGCAATTCAATGCAGAAAAATAAAAATGATGTTACTGAGTTAAAACAGAGATTTATAACAGGCATTCATTCAATTGATAGACAAGGTATAATTATAAATGGCGGGATAAATACTTCACCTTACATATTAAGTATAACATTAAAATCAGATTACTATAAAAACGATCCTGAAGCTATGTTAATGTTTCTTGATATAAACGGAGTAGCAGTTTCTAATGGCGCCGCATGTACATCAGGGACTCTAAAACCATCGCATGTAATTCTTAGCACAGGTTATTCTGTTGAGGATGCAAAAGGAACAATTAGATTTTCATTCGGCTGGCAGAATACTAATGAAGAAGTAGATTACTCTTTAGAAGTAATTAATCAACTCACCAATAAATTTAAAAAGTAA